The Spirosoma foliorum genome has a window encoding:
- the bioA gene encoding adenosylmethionine--8-amino-7-oxononanoate transaminase encodes MNNLAERDKAVIWHPFTQMQTAPMPIPIVRGQGSVLYSADGREYLDMISSWWVNLHGHAHPYIAQRVAEQLQILEHVIFADFTHPTAVELAERLLAILPQNQSRVFYSDNGSTAVEVALKMAFQYWHNLGKPRRKVVAFENAYHGDTFGAMAVSGRSAFTAPFTPFLFDVEYIPVPVAGQEEAVLQQAATLFTDEVAAFIVEPLVQGSGGMNMYEPTALDKLFQLARQHGSLIIADEVMTGFGRTGRLFASDHLQENPDLMCLSKGLTGGTMALGVTTCTQAIYDAFLSDDKFKTLFHGHSFTANPLACTAALASMDLLLQDETQANIQRISQKHTEFAKQLTTYSTVDTIRQHGTLLAFDLKAGEQTSYFNSIRDTAYNFLLESGILMRPLGNVLYLMPPYCTTDEQLAYTYFQISKLAQTI; translated from the coding sequence ATGAACAACTTAGCAGAACGTGATAAGGCTGTTATCTGGCATCCATTCACACAAATGCAGACGGCGCCAATGCCGATACCTATTGTACGAGGTCAGGGATCAGTATTATATAGTGCCGACGGTCGTGAATATCTGGATATGATTTCGTCGTGGTGGGTCAATTTGCATGGTCACGCGCATCCGTACATTGCGCAACGGGTAGCAGAGCAATTACAAATCCTTGAACACGTCATTTTTGCGGACTTTACCCATCCCACCGCCGTTGAGTTAGCCGAGCGATTACTCGCCATTTTGCCCCAAAACCAGAGCAGGGTATTTTATTCCGACAATGGTTCAACTGCCGTTGAGGTTGCTCTGAAAATGGCCTTTCAATATTGGCATAATTTGGGCAAACCGCGCCGTAAAGTTGTGGCTTTCGAGAATGCTTACCACGGTGATACGTTTGGAGCAATGGCCGTCAGTGGGCGTAGTGCCTTCACTGCTCCGTTTACCCCTTTCTTGTTCGATGTGGAGTATATACCTGTTCCTGTAGCGGGTCAGGAGGAAGCCGTTCTGCAACAAGCTGCTACGCTTTTTACTGACGAAGTAGCTGCTTTCATTGTAGAACCACTAGTACAAGGGTCCGGAGGTATGAATATGTATGAGCCTACTGCTCTGGACAAACTGTTTCAGCTAGCCCGCCAACATGGTTCGCTCATCATTGCCGACGAAGTAATGACTGGTTTCGGCCGGACGGGACGGTTATTCGCATCGGATCATTTGCAGGAAAATCCCGACCTCATGTGCTTATCGAAAGGGTTAACTGGTGGAACAATGGCGTTAGGGGTAACGACGTGTACGCAAGCCATCTACGATGCTTTTCTGTCGGACGACAAGTTCAAAACGCTTTTCCACGGCCACTCATTTACGGCCAATCCGCTTGCCTGTACGGCAGCTTTGGCCAGTATGGACTTGCTCCTACAGGATGAGACGCAGGCAAATATTCAGCGTATTTCCCAAAAACATACTGAATTCGCAAAGCAGTTAACAACTTACTCAACAGTCGACACCATTCGGCAACACGGGACATTATTGGCCTTCGATTTAAAAGCTGGCGAGCAGACATCGTATTTCAATAGTATCCGGGATACGGCCTACAATTTTCTGCTTGAAAGCGGTATTCTGATGCGCCCATTGGGCAATGTTTTATACCTGATGCCGCCTTATTGTACCACAGATGAGCAATTAGCGTATACGTATTTCCAGATAAGCAAACTGGCTCAAACGATCTGA
- a CDS encoding methyltransferase RsmF C-terminal domain-like protein gives MNDQNPSWTGSPQVELPQEFQAQMQAQLTTEFPDFQSALMGPSPISIRLNPRKNGYDTANLTPVPWCSAGFYLPERPNFTLDPLFQAGAYYVQEASSMLLHDVVRQTVNVNHPLRVLDLCAAPGGKSTLLTSALHPDSLLMCNEVIRSRVSVLRENLDKWGYPNVVVSNHDSEDMANLAGFFDVVVVDAPCSGEGLFRKDPDAIQEWSEANVQLCSARQKRILAAAATLLDKDGILIYSTCTYNDTENAENVRFLTENGFRNIPLILPADWNVVEREAGDSETGEAVGYQCYPHRVQGEGFFISVFKKTAFTAPVKLDARTFRSIRALRPRETAIASKWLQNPADFSFWEKPNGDVMALPKALEKTFLFLDVAIRQKGFGLEMGQFKGQDFIPSHALALSTAINQNLPSIELSKENALRYFKKENLVFDEPVKGWLLVKYNGLNLGWVKGVGNRVNNYLPKDWRIRMDIKEYV, from the coding sequence ATGAATGATCAAAACCCGTCCTGGACTGGGTCGCCCCAGGTTGAATTGCCCCAGGAGTTCCAGGCGCAGATGCAGGCGCAACTGACTACGGAATTTCCTGATTTCCAGTCTGCGTTGATGGGACCTTCACCCATAAGCATTCGTCTGAATCCACGTAAGAATGGCTATGACACAGCTAACTTGACACCTGTGCCTTGGTGTTCTGCTGGATTCTATCTGCCCGAACGCCCCAATTTTACGCTTGATCCCCTGTTTCAGGCAGGTGCTTATTACGTTCAGGAGGCTTCGTCGATGTTGCTCCATGATGTAGTACGACAAACTGTTAATGTAAATCACCCGTTGCGGGTTCTGGATTTGTGTGCTGCGCCGGGCGGGAAAAGTACCTTGCTGACCTCGGCTTTACATCCCGATAGTTTGCTGATGTGCAATGAAGTAATTCGAAGTCGGGTTTCGGTTTTGCGTGAAAATCTCGATAAATGGGGATATCCAAATGTCGTTGTTAGCAATCATGATTCGGAAGATATGGCTAATCTGGCGGGCTTTTTTGATGTGGTCGTCGTCGATGCGCCTTGCTCTGGTGAGGGACTTTTTCGAAAAGATCCCGATGCTATACAAGAGTGGTCAGAAGCGAATGTGCAACTTTGTTCGGCGCGCCAAAAGAGGATTCTGGCCGCAGCGGCAACGTTACTGGATAAAGACGGTATCCTGATTTACAGCACGTGTACTTATAACGATACTGAAAACGCGGAGAACGTCCGATTTCTGACCGAAAATGGCTTCAGAAATATTCCCTTGATTCTGCCTGCTGATTGGAATGTAGTGGAGCGAGAAGCTGGTGACTCGGAAACGGGAGAGGCTGTTGGGTATCAATGTTACCCGCATCGGGTACAGGGTGAAGGTTTTTTCATTAGTGTTTTTAAGAAAACGGCATTTACGGCTCCGGTGAAATTGGATGCGCGTACTTTCCGCAGTATCCGGGCCTTACGACCTCGCGAAACAGCAATAGCATCGAAATGGCTGCAAAATCCAGCCGATTTTTCGTTCTGGGAAAAACCGAATGGCGATGTAATGGCTTTGCCGAAAGCATTAGAAAAAACGTTTCTGTTCCTCGATGTTGCTATTCGCCAAAAAGGTTTCGGATTGGAAATGGGGCAGTTTAAAGGACAAGACTTTATTCCTTCTCACGCACTAGCGCTCAGCACGGCCATTAATCAGAATCTGCCGAGTATTGAATTAAGTAAAGAAAACGCGTTACGATACTTTAAGAAAGAGAATCTGGTGTTCGATGAACCAGTGAAGGGCTGGCTGTTGGTTAAGTACAATGGCTTGAATCTGGGTTGGGTAAAAGGAGTGGGCAACCGGGTGAATAACTATTTGCCGAAAGATTGGCGCATTCGGATGGATATAAAAGAATACGTATGA
- a CDS encoding alpha/beta hydrolase has product MKRFVLILGLLLAVMAVGYLLGPSAHSDPIKDAPITLDPDLVKLEQSIAESERKSNLRPDNEARIVWADSLHKVKTPYSIVYIPGFSASWAEGDPVHKQIARHFGCNLYLARTAEHGISSPDAFKEITPSNYAASAERALAIGKALGEKVIVMGTSAGGMLSLYLAAHHPEIDALILYSPCIATANPALKLATKPWGKQILDQVFQGEYFINSHYDNERAKYWLPRYHTNGLITLQTMLDEFMTPEQFQKVKQPVFMGYYYKDTAHQDQVVSVPAMLEMFDELGTPADKKEKVDFPNADAHVIASHFTSKDLTGVYQATEKFMTDVLKLPSAPASTATVALHPKK; this is encoded by the coding sequence ATGAAACGGTTTGTTCTGATTTTAGGCTTGCTCTTGGCGGTTATGGCGGTCGGTTATTTACTTGGCCCATCGGCTCATTCTGACCCTATTAAAGATGCACCAATTACGCTTGATCCAGATCTGGTGAAGCTGGAACAAAGTATTGCAGAGTCAGAGCGAAAATCTAACCTACGGCCCGACAATGAAGCCCGCATTGTTTGGGCCGATAGTCTGCATAAAGTCAAAACGCCTTATAGCATCGTATACATTCCAGGCTTTTCGGCAAGCTGGGCAGAAGGCGATCCGGTTCATAAACAGATTGCCAGGCACTTCGGCTGTAATTTATACCTCGCCCGTACAGCAGAGCATGGCATAAGTTCACCGGATGCGTTTAAGGAAATTACGCCATCGAATTATGCGGCCTCTGCCGAACGGGCGCTAGCGATCGGTAAAGCGTTGGGCGAAAAAGTGATTGTCATGGGTACATCGGCGGGGGGCATGTTGTCGCTTTATCTAGCTGCGCATCATCCTGAAATAGATGCGTTAATCTTATACTCGCCTTGTATTGCAACGGCTAATCCAGCCTTAAAATTGGCCACCAAGCCCTGGGGGAAGCAAATTCTGGATCAGGTGTTTCAAGGCGAATACTTCATTAATAGCCATTACGATAACGAACGGGCTAAATATTGGCTGCCTCGGTATCATACAAACGGTCTGATTACGCTGCAAACGATGCTCGATGAGTTTATGACGCCCGAGCAGTTTCAGAAAGTGAAGCAGCCCGTATTTATGGGCTATTACTATAAAGATACCGCGCATCAGGATCAGGTTGTGTCGGTACCCGCCATGCTGGAGATGTTCGACGAATTAGGGACACCCGCCGATAAAAAAGAGAAAGTCGATTTCCCCAATGCAGATGCTCACGTAATTGCATCTCATTTCACATCGAAAGACTTAACGGGTGTTTATCAGGCCACTGAGAAATTCATGACCGATGTCTTAAAGTTACCATCTGCACCAGCATCAACGGCGACTGTAGCCCTTCACCCAAAAAAATAA
- a CDS encoding alkaline phosphatase D family protein: MKKLITLFLFGCIVLTGCRTPKSGTATSSIQKPITTIAFGSCSDQKRPQPLWDDIVAQKPDIWIWLGDNIYGDSESMDTLRAKYARQKSNPVYQQLRQSTPIIGVWDDHDYGVNDGGKEYPKRKESQQVMLDFLDVPTNSPLRTQEGAYSINTYGPNGQRVKVILLDGRYFRDPLKKENKQNVPDPSGDMLGETQWKWLEQQLTNSDADVHIIGCGIQFLPEEHIYEKWANFPTARQRFLDLISKTKPKGAMLISGDRHMAEVSKVSIPGLPYDLYDITSSGLTHVSAPHEEANRHRVGKMVTELNYGLITIDWNAKPLTATVRINGDNQTTYLTQEIKF; encoded by the coding sequence ATGAAAAAACTTATTACGCTTTTCCTCTTCGGCTGCATTGTACTAACCGGATGCCGTACACCGAAGTCGGGAACGGCTACATCATCAATCCAGAAGCCCATTACTACTATCGCCTTTGGCTCATGCAGCGACCAAAAACGGCCTCAGCCACTGTGGGATGATATTGTGGCGCAAAAACCGGATATCTGGATTTGGCTGGGCGACAATATTTATGGCGATTCGGAAAGCATGGATACCCTGCGGGCTAAATATGCCCGTCAAAAATCGAATCCTGTTTATCAGCAATTACGGCAATCCACCCCGATCATTGGCGTTTGGGATGACCACGATTACGGAGTTAATGATGGTGGCAAAGAATATCCCAAACGAAAAGAGAGCCAGCAGGTTATGCTGGATTTTCTGGATGTGCCCACCAATAGTCCATTACGAACGCAGGAAGGGGCTTACTCCATAAACACATATGGCCCAAATGGCCAACGGGTAAAAGTAATTCTATTAGATGGCCGCTACTTCCGAGACCCATTGAAGAAGGAAAACAAACAAAACGTACCCGATCCATCGGGCGATATGCTAGGCGAAACGCAGTGGAAATGGCTGGAACAACAATTAACCAACTCTGATGCCGATGTGCATATTATTGGTTGTGGTATTCAATTCTTGCCAGAAGAACATATCTACGAGAAGTGGGCCAATTTTCCAACCGCCCGCCAGCGCTTCCTGGATTTGATAAGCAAGACAAAACCCAAAGGCGCGATGCTTATCAGCGGTGATCGCCACATGGCAGAGGTTTCGAAGGTAAGTATACCGGGTTTACCCTATGATCTGTACGATATAACCAGCAGCGGCCTGACCCACGTTTCGGCCCCGCACGAAGAAGCGAATCGCCATCGGGTTGGTAAAATGGTCACAGAACTGAACTATGGATTAATTACAATTGACTGGAATGCCAAACCTCTAACGGCTACTGTTCGGATCAATGGCGATAACCAGACGACGTATCTTACTCAGGAGATTAAGTTTTAG
- a CDS encoding DUF1810 domain-containing protein, whose protein sequence is MKADHKLQRFLDAQYSSYAKALAEIISGRKQTHWMWYIFPQIDGLGLSETARFYAIKDLQEARDYLEHPVLGKRLIEIANAMLQLNGKSANQILGSPDDLKLHSSMTLFSLLDKADPVFQAVLLKYFNGVPDQRTLSIVKDMTTSAT, encoded by the coding sequence ATGAAAGCAGATCATAAACTCCAACGCTTTTTAGACGCTCAGTATAGCAGCTATGCCAAGGCCCTAGCTGAAATCATCAGTGGCCGAAAGCAAACTCACTGGATGTGGTATATCTTTCCTCAGATTGATGGGCTAGGGCTTAGTGAAACCGCTCGATTCTACGCTATTAAAGACCTCCAGGAGGCCCGTGATTATTTGGAGCATCCCGTATTGGGGAAACGCCTGATTGAAATAGCGAACGCAATGCTTCAGCTTAATGGAAAATCAGCCAATCAAATTTTGGGAAGTCCAGACGACTTGAAATTGCACTCCAGTATGACCCTGTTTAGTCTATTGGACAAAGCAGATCCTGTTTTTCAAGCGGTCTTATTGAAGTATTTTAATGGCGTCCCCGATCAGCGTACACTATCGATTGTTAAAGATATGACTACCTCAGCTACATGA
- a CDS encoding enoyl-ACP reductase FabI, with amino-acid sequence MAYGLLNGKRGIISGALDENSIAWKVALKAKEEGATFTLTNAPIAMRMGAIKELAEQCNAEIIPADATSVEDIENLFSKSTEILGGKLDFVLHSIGMSPNVRKGKAYTDLNYEWYKQSIDISALSFHKMMQTAYKQDAINEWGSIVALTYMAAQRTFPFYGDMADAKAALESIARSFGYQYGKYRNVRVNTVSQSPTPTKAGGGIGGFDKFFDFADKTAPLGNATANQCADYVITLFSDLTRMVTMQNLFHDGGFSMTGISEEVMSLITKE; translated from the coding sequence ATGGCTTACGGATTACTGAACGGAAAACGCGGCATCATTTCGGGTGCCTTAGACGAAAACTCAATTGCCTGGAAAGTCGCTTTAAAAGCGAAAGAAGAAGGGGCCACTTTCACGTTGACCAATGCGCCGATTGCTATGCGCATGGGGGCTATCAAAGAACTGGCTGAACAGTGTAATGCCGAAATTATTCCGGCAGACGCCACTTCGGTTGAAGACATCGAAAATCTGTTTTCCAAATCAACCGAAATCCTCGGCGGTAAACTGGATTTCGTGTTGCATAGTATTGGCATGAGCCCAAACGTGCGGAAAGGAAAAGCCTATACCGACCTCAACTACGAGTGGTATAAGCAAAGTATCGACATTTCGGCTCTGTCTTTTCACAAAATGATGCAGACAGCCTATAAGCAGGATGCTATCAATGAATGGGGTTCGATTGTTGCTTTAACCTACATGGCGGCACAACGGACATTTCCATTTTATGGCGACATGGCCGATGCAAAAGCTGCGTTGGAGTCCATTGCCCGGAGCTTTGGCTATCAATATGGTAAATATCGTAATGTACGTGTAAATACGGTTTCGCAATCTCCAACACCAACGAAAGCGGGTGGTGGCATTGGGGGATTCGATAAATTCTTCGATTTCGCTGATAAAACGGCTCCTCTCGGAAATGCGACCGCCAATCAATGTGCTGATTATGTGATCACACTTTTCTCTGATCTGACGCGTATGGTAACGATGCAAAACCTGTTCCACGATGGCGGTTTCTCAATGACCGGGATCTCGGAAGAGGTAATGTCCTTGATTACGAAGGAATAA
- a CDS encoding beta strand repeat-containing protein, with amino-acid sequence MKTHFYLLILFLSTSVFAQNNYVVTAPISSTPGKNNTLIGYQAGVSSTSISADNVFIGSQAGNRNTSGSENTFIGSSAGLLNTTGNLNTFLGAGVGYLNTTGISNTFVGAESGSANTTGYANVFMGARAGSYSTTGISNSFIGTYAGTNNTTGNSNTFLGGDAGSNNTTGSQNTILGRSSGQSNTTGSNNVLVGYYAGFLNKTGFSNVYLGSYASFSNQNGSNNIMIGDSAGLNNTVSGNVFVGSKSGYSNSSGTDNAFVGYRAGYTNTTGKWNSFLGNESGVFNTTGSSNAFVGYQAGNHNTTGGSNAFLGAQAGFSTTTGSFNTFTGYVAGTSNTTGTGNTLVGASAGTANTTGQQNTFIGTSSGINNTTASANTFLGYQAGYTNQTGVKNTFIGYQAGYLNSTGSNNIIIGPNSGTAITTGDDNVLMGYNSQAEDGLYNATAIGANSRVAISNALILGNNANVGIGTSAPTSSLHVNSSQANQSGVRLEQLTSSSPAGRSTDQFLTVNEKGDVVKARYQLRIANANEWSDKVFASGYHLQSLTEVKKYIDVNQHLPGIPSAEQVVKDGVDLVKMNATLLEKVEELTLYSIQQDKAIQQQNEELQAIKREQAQLKQMLQQVLNCK; translated from the coding sequence ATGAAAACTCATTTTTACTTACTTATTCTCTTTCTTAGTACATCGGTTTTTGCACAAAACAACTATGTCGTTACCGCCCCAATTTCAAGTACACCTGGAAAGAATAATACGTTAATTGGATATCAGGCAGGTGTAAGTAGTACAAGCATTTCTGCTGATAATGTATTTATTGGATCTCAAGCCGGCAACCGGAATACATCTGGATCAGAAAACACATTTATAGGTAGTAGTGCTGGATTATTGAATACAACAGGAAACTTAAACACCTTCTTAGGGGCCGGTGTAGGTTATCTTAACACAACAGGAATCAGCAATACCTTTGTTGGAGCAGAATCAGGCTCGGCTAATACAACTGGGTATGCCAATGTATTTATGGGTGCAAGGGCAGGTAGCTACAGTACAACGGGTATCTCAAACTCGTTTATTGGCACATACGCGGGGACTAACAATACAACTGGCAATTCAAATACTTTTTTAGGGGGAGACGCCGGGAGTAATAATACAACTGGGAGTCAAAATACAATTCTCGGTCGTAGTTCGGGGCAATCCAATACAACTGGCTCAAATAACGTGCTGGTAGGTTACTATGCAGGGTTTTTGAATAAGACAGGCTTTTCAAATGTTTATCTTGGAAGCTATGCAAGCTTTAGTAATCAAAATGGGAGTAACAATATCATGATTGGTGACTCGGCTGGTCTTAATAATACTGTTTCGGGCAATGTGTTTGTTGGGTCAAAGTCGGGGTATAGTAATAGTTCAGGTACAGATAACGCTTTTGTAGGTTATCGTGCTGGCTATACTAATACAACAGGGAAGTGGAATTCATTTTTGGGAAATGAGTCAGGGGTTTTTAACACCACTGGCAGCTCAAATGCTTTCGTGGGCTATCAAGCGGGAAATCACAATACTACTGGAGGTAGTAATGCCTTTTTGGGTGCTCAGGCAGGTTTCTCAACCACCACAGGTTCATTTAACACGTTTACGGGCTATGTTGCGGGAACTTCAAATACGACCGGTACTGGAAATACTTTAGTGGGAGCTTCGGCGGGGACTGCTAACACAACTGGCCAGCAGAATACGTTTATAGGGACTAGTTCGGGTATAAATAATACAACTGCTTCTGCCAATACCTTTTTGGGCTATCAGGCAGGCTACACAAACCAAACTGGAGTAAAAAATACGTTTATCGGCTATCAGGCAGGTTATTTGAATTCAACAGGTAGCAATAATATCATCATCGGGCCTAACTCGGGCACTGCTATCACAACTGGTGACGACAATGTGCTAATGGGTTATAATAGTCAGGCCGAAGATGGATTGTATAACGCCACTGCCATCGGTGCCAACAGCCGAGTAGCCATCAGTAACGCCCTAATTCTGGGTAATAATGCCAACGTGGGCATTGGTACCTCTGCCCCTACTTCCAGTCTTCATGTAAACAGTTCACAGGCTAATCAATCAGGGGTGCGCCTAGAACAACTAACTTCATCAAGTCCGGCAGGCCGCTCGACCGACCAGTTCCTAACGGTCAACGAAAAGGGTGATGTCGTGAAAGCACGTTATCAACTCCGAATCGCCAATGCTAATGAATGGAGTGACAAGGTGTTTGCATCGGGCTATCACTTGCAATCATTGACGGAGGTAAAGAAGTACATCGATGTCAACCAGCATTTACCTGGTATACCCTCAGCTGAGCAGGTAGTAAAGGACGGCGTTGATCTGGTAAAGATGAATGCTACTCTGTTGGAGAAGGTAGAAGAATTGACGCTGTATAGCATTCAGCAAGATAAGGCTATTCAACAGCAAAACGAGGAACTACAGGCCATCAAGCGGGAGCAGGCCCAGTTGAAACAAATGCTACAGCAGGTGTTAAACTGTAAATAG
- a CDS encoding KdsC family phosphatase: MAATQERFTKIKTFIFDVDGVLTDGSVNLLASGERFRTVHIRDTYAIEQALKAGFRVAILSSSNADGVRNWLTNMGVKDIFMGGPSDQKVNAYLGYIARDGLNESEVLYMGDDLPDYKILSRSDVLSTCPSDAVSEIKGICQYISPNAGGHCAVRDVIEQVMKAQGKWGV; encoded by the coding sequence ATGGCAGCAACACAAGAGCGATTTACCAAAATCAAGACCTTCATTTTTGATGTCGATGGTGTTTTGACCGATGGTAGCGTTAATCTATTAGCCTCCGGCGAACGCTTCCGAACGGTACACATCCGCGATACCTATGCTATTGAACAGGCACTGAAAGCAGGCTTCCGGGTAGCCATTCTATCTTCATCTAATGCCGACGGTGTCCGTAACTGGCTGACGAACATGGGCGTAAAAGATATTTTCATGGGTGGCCCATCCGACCAGAAAGTCAACGCCTACCTCGGTTATATTGCTCGCGACGGCCTGAACGAATCCGAAGTTTTATATATGGGCGACGACCTCCCCGACTACAAAATCTTGAGCCGTTCGGACGTACTAAGTACGTGTCCGTCTGATGCCGTTAGCGAAATAAAAGGCATTTGCCAATACATATCGCCCAACGCAGGCGGCCATTGTGCTGTTCGGGATGTGATTGAGCAGGTAATGAAAGCTCAGGGGAAGTGGGGTGTTTAA